A single genomic interval of Corylus avellana chromosome ca10, CavTom2PMs-1.0 harbors:
- the LOC132163592 gene encoding pleiotropic drug resistance protein 2-like isoform X2, which yields MAAALTGEDLARQTSSRSWRSASVGEMWNEPDVFQRSGRRQAADDEEELKWAAIERLPTYDRLRTGMLRQVMSNGRVVHGEIDVTKLGTQEKKQLMESILKFVEEDNEKFLRRLRARTDRVGIEIPKIEVTFQKLSVEGDAYVGTRALPTLLNSTLNALEGVLGTIGLSPSKKRVVKILQDVSGIVRPSRMTLLLGPPGSGKTTLLQGLAGKLADDLRVTGKVTYCGHEFNEFVPERTSAYISQHDLHYGEMTVRETLDFSGRCLGVGTRYEMLSELSKREKEGGIKPNPEIDAFMKATAMAGQETSLTTDYVLRILGLDICADIMVGDDMRRGISGGQKKRVTTGEMLAGPAKALLMDEISTGLDSSTTFQIVKFMKQMVHVMDITMVISLLQPAPETFDLFDDIILLSNGQIVYQGPCENVLEFFEHTGFKCPERKGVADFLQEVTSKKDQEQYWFKRNQPYRYISVSEFVRAFNSFHIGQQLSEDLRIPYDKSSAHPAALVREKYGISNMELFKACFSREWLLMKRNSFIYIFKTTQITIMATIALTVFLRTEMKSGQIEDGAKFWGALFFSLINVMFNGMAELAMTIFRLPVFFKQRDFLFYPAWAFAVPIWLLRIPISLMESGIWIILTYYTIGFAPGASRFFKQFLAFFGIHQMALCLFRFIAAVGRTQVVANTLGLFTLLMVFVLGGFIVSKDDIESWMIWGYYISPMMYGQNAISINEFLDDRWSTPVVNSSQPTVGKALLKERGLFTEAYWYWICIAALFGFSLFFNFLFIAALTFLKPLGDTKAVILDDESESKPKRQLESNLEGIDMQVRNAQGTASSVQTKRGMVLPFQPLSLAFNHVNYYVDMPAEMKSQGVDETRLQLLRDISGAFQPGILTALVGVSGAGKTTLMDVLAGRKTSGYIEGSISISGYPKNQATFARVSGYCEQNDIHSPYVTVYESLVYSAWLRLALDVKKETRKMFVDEVMELVELNSLRNALVGLPGIDGLSTEQRKRVTIAVELVANPSIIFMDEPTSGLDARAAAIVMRTVRNTVDTGRTVVCTIHQPSMDIFESFDELFLMKRGGQAIYAGPLGLHSHKLVEYFEAIPGVPKIKEGYNPATWMLEVSSTAVEAQLDIDFAEVYANSDLYRRNQELIKELSTPQPGSQDLYFRTQYSQSFITQCKACFWKQHWSYWRNSEYNAIRFFMTIVIGILFGVIFWSKGDKIHKQQDLTNLLGAAYAAVFFLGGTNASAVQSVVAVERTVFYRERAAGMYSELPYAFAQVAIETIYVAIQTFVYSLLLYSMIGFHWKLEKFLYFYYFMFMCFTYFSMYGMMVVALTPGHQIASIVMSFFLNFWNLFSGFLIPRPMIPIWWRWYYWASPVAWTIYGIFASQVGDKKNLLEIPGSEPKAVDEFLKDYMGFDHDFLVPVVFAHIGWVVLFFFVFAYGIKFLNFQRR from the exons ATGGCGGCGGCATTGACCGGAGAGGACTTGGCAAGGCAGACGAGTAGTAGGAGTTGGCGGTCAGCGAGTGTgggagagatgtggaatgaacCGGACGTGTTTCAGCGGAGCGGCCGGCGGCAGGCGGCGGACGATGAGGAGGAGCTGAAGTGGGCGGCGATAGAGAGGCTGCCAACGTATGATAGGCTGAGGACAGGGATGCTAAGACAGGTGATGAGCAATGGGAGGGTGGTGCATGGTGAGATTGATGTCACAAAGCTTGGCACTCAAGAAAAGAAGCAGTTGATGGAGAGCATTCTCAAATTTGTTGAAGAGGATAATGAGAAGTTCCTCAGGAGGCTCAGGGCCAGAACTGATAG GGTAGGAATAGAGATTCCTAAAATTGAAGTTACATTCCAGAAATTATCGGTTGAGGGAGACGCATATGTTGGGACCAGAGCACTTCCAACTCTGCTTAATTCCACCTTGAATGCACTAGAG GGAGTTCTTGGAACCATTGGACTCTCTCCATCAAAGAAAAGAGTTGTCAAGATACTCCAAGATGTGAGTGGCATAGTCAGACCATCAAG GATGACATTGCTTCTAGGGCCTCCTGGGTCAGGGAAAACAACATTGCTACAAGGACTTGCTGGGAAACTGGCTGATGATTTAAGG GTAACTGGGAAAGTCACCTACTGTGGTCATGAATTCAATGAATTTGTACCTGAAAGAACCAGTGCTTACATTAGCCAGCATGATCTCCATTATGGTGAGATGACTGTTCGTGAGACATTAGATTTCTCCGGACGTTGTCTAGGAGTTGGTACCAGGTATGAAATGCTGTCAGAGTTGTCTAAACGGGAGAAAGAAGGGGGAATTAAACCAAACCCGGAGATTGATGCCTTCATGAAAGCTACAGCTATGGCCGGACAGGAGACAAGTTTGACCACAGATTATGTTCTCAGG ATACTTGGATTGGATATCTGTGCTGATATCATGGTGGGAGATGACATGAGAAGGGGTATTTCTGGTGGACAGAAGAAGCGTGTAACTACTG GAGAAATGTTGGCTGGACCAGCAAAAGCATTACTCATGGATGAAATATCAACGGGGCTGGACAGCTCCACTACGTTTCAAATTGTCAAGTTCATGAAGCAGATGGTTCATGTCATGGATATCACCATGGTCATCTCTCTCTTGCAGCCTGCGCCTGAGACCTTCGATCTTTTTGATGacatcattcttctttccaaTGGCCAGATTGTCTACCAGGGTCCGTGTGAGAATGTTCTTGAGTTCTTTGAACATACAGGCTTCAAATGTCCAGAGAGGAAAGGTGTTGCAGACTTTCTGCAGGAAGTAACTTCCAAGAAGGACCAGGAACAATACTGGTTCAAAAGGAACCAACCTTATAGATATATCTCGGTATCCGAGTTTGTAAGGGCCTTTAACTCCTTTCACATTGGCCAACAACTCTCTGAAGATTTGAGAATTCCTTATGATAAATCCAGTGCCCATCCTGCTGCTTTGGTGAGAGAAAAGTATGGGATCTCCAACATGGAACTCTTCAAGGCTTGCTTCTCTAGGGAATGGCTACTGATGAAGCGCAactcattcatatatatattcaaaactaCTCAGATAACAATCATGGCTACGATCGCATTGACTGTGTTCTTAAGAACAGAAATGAAATCTGGTCAAATAGAAGATGGAGCAAAATTTTGGGGAGCACTATTTTTCAGTCTCATTAATGTCATGTTTAATGGGATGGCAGAACTTGCAATGACAATTTTCAGGCTTCCTGTGTTCTTCAAACAGAGAGATTTCTTATTCTACCCTGCATGGGCTTTTGCAGTGCCCATTTGGCTGCTTCGAATTCCAATTTCACTGATGGAATCTGGTATTTGGATCATTCTTACATATTACACCATTGGGTTTGCACCCGGGGCTAGTAG GTTCTTCAAACAGTTCTTGGCTTTCTTTGGCATACATCAGATGGCACTCTGCCTCTTTCGATTCATTGCAGCCGTTGGAAGAACACAGGTTGTTGCAAATACACTTGGTCTCTTTACACTACTAATGGTGTTTGTGCTCGGAGGTTTCATTGTTTCCAAAG ATGACATTGAGTCGTGGATGATATGGGGCTACTACATTTCTCCCATGATGTATGGACAAAATGCAATTTCTATTAATGAGTTTCTTGATGACAGATGGAGCACT CCTGTGGTCAACTCTAGTCAACCAACAGTTGGAAAGGCCCTTCTCAAGGAAAGAGGCTTGTTTACTGAAGCATATTGGTATTGGATTTGTATAGCAGCACTCTTtgggttttctctttttttcaattttcttttcattgcaGCCCTGACATTCTTGAAGC CTCTCGGAGATACCAAAGCTGTGATTCTGGATGATGAGTCCGAAAGCAAGCCTAAGCGACAATTGGAATCCAATTTAGAAG GTATTGATATGCAAGTGAGAAATGCTCAAGGAACTGCCAGCTCTGTTCAAACTAAACGAGGAATGGTTTTGCCTTTCCAACCCCTTTCACTTGCTTTCAACCATGTGAATTACTATGTTGATATGCCAGCA GAAATGAAGAGCCAGGGGGTTGATGAGACCCGACTGCAGCTGCTGCGAGACATTAGTGGAGCTTTCCAACCTGGTATATTGACAGCATTAGTTGGTGTCAGTGGTGCTGGAAAGACTACCTTAATGGATGTCTTAGCAGGAAGAAAGACTAGTGGATATATTGAAGGAAGTATTAGCATCTCTGGTTACCCAAAGAACCAAGCCACATTTGCTAGGGTCAGCGGTTATTGTGAACAAAATGACATCCATTCCCCGTATGTTACTGTCTATGAATCTCTGGTATACTCTGCCTGGCTGCGTCTTGCTTTGGATGTAAAGAAAGAAACACGAAAG ATGTTTGTCGATGAAGTTATGGAGTTGGTTGAGCTTAACTCATTGAGGAATGCTCTAGTTGGACTTCCAGGAATTGATGGTCTTTCAACTGAGCAGAGAAAGAGGGTCACCATTGCCGTGGAGTTGGTTGCTAACCCCTCCATCATCTTTATGGATGAGCCTACGTCAGGCCTTGATGCTAGAGCTGCTGCTATAGTCATGCGTACCGTAAGAAACACGGTGGATACAGGACGAACTGTTGTTTGCACAATTCACCAACCGAGCATGGACATATTTGAATCATTTGATGAG CTCTTCTTGATGAAAAGGGGAGGACAAGCAATTTATGCCGGACCTCTTGGTCTCCATTCTCACAAACTTGTTGAATACTTTGAG GCTATCCCAGGGGTTCCCAAGATCAAAGAAGGATACAATCCTGCTACCTGGATGTTAGAGGTCAGTTCTACTGCAGTTGAGGCTCAACTTGACATTGATTTTGCAGAAGTTTATGCCAACTCTGACCTTTACCG GAGAAATCAGGAACTTATCAAGGAGCTAAGCACTCCCCAACCAGGTTCCCAGGATCTTTACTTCCGCACACAGTACTCTCAAAGCTTTATAACTCAGTGCAAGGCttgtttctggaagcagcattGGTCATACTGGAGAAACTCAGAGTACAATGCAATTCGATTTTTCATGACGATTGTTATTGGTATTCTTTTTGGTGTTATCTTCTGGAGCAAAGGAGACAAGAT ACACAAACAGCAAGACCTGACTAATCTATTGGGAGCTGCATATGCTGCTGTTTTTTTCCTTGGAGGTACCAATGCTTCTGCTGTGCAATCTGTGGTGGCAGTAGAGAGAACTGTCTTTTACCGTGAAAGAGCAGCTGGAATGTACTCAGAGTTGCCTTATGCATTTGCTCAG GTGGCTATTGAGACAATTTATGTTGCAATTCAAACGTTTGTGTATTCTCTTCTTCTATACTCAATGATTGGATTCCACTGGAAGCTGGAAAAGTTCTTGTATTTCTACTACTTCATGTTCATGTGCTTTACATACTTCTCAATGTATGGGATGATGGTTGTTGCACTCACTCCGGGCCATCAAATTGCTTCAATTGTCATGTCCTTTTTCTTGAACTTTTGGAACTTGTTCTCTGGTTTCCTCATCCCTAGGCCG ATGATCCCCATATGGTGGAGGTGGTACTACTGGGCTTCCCCAGTTGCTTGGACAATCTATGGAATTTTCGCATCTCAAGTTGGTGACAAGAAGAATTTACTTGAAATTCCTGGTTCAGAACCAAAGGCTGTAGATGAATTCCTTAAGGACTACATGGGTTTTGACCATGACTTTCTTGTCCCTGTAGTCTTTGCCCATATTGGTTGGGTggtcctcttcttctttgtctttgcCTATGGCATCAAATTCCTTAACTTCCAAAGGAGATGA
- the LOC132163592 gene encoding pleiotropic drug resistance protein 2-like isoform X1, translated as MTLLLGPPGSGKTTLLQGLAGKLADDLRVTGKVTYCGHEFNEFVPERTSAYISQHDLHYGEMTVRETLDFSGRCLGVGTRYEMLSELSKREKEGGIKPNPEIDAFMKATAMAGQETSLTTDYVLRILGLDICADIMVGDDMRRGISGGQKKRVTTGEMLAGPAKALLMDEISTGLDSSTTFQIVKFMKQMVHVMDITMVISLLQPAPETFDLFDDIILLSNGQIVYQGPCENVLEFFEHTGFKCPERKGVADFLQEVTSKKDQEQYWFKRNQPYRYISVSEFVRAFNSFHIGQQLSEDLRIPYDKSSAHPAALVREKYGISNMELFKACFSREWLLMKRNSFIYIFKTTQITIMATIALTVFLRTEMKSGQIEDGAKFWGALFFSLINVMFNGMAELAMTIFRLPVFFKQRDFLFYPAWAFAVPIWLLRIPISLMESGIWIILTYYTIGFAPGASRFFKQFLAFFGIHQMALCLFRFIAAVGRTQVVANTLGLFTLLMVFVLGGFIVSKDDIESWMIWGYYISPMMYGQNAISINEFLDDRWSTPVVNSSQPTVGKALLKERGLFTEAYWYWICIAALFGFSLFFNFLFIAALTFLKPLGDTKAVILDDESESKPKRQLESNLEGIDMQVRNAQGTASSVQTKRGMVLPFQPLSLAFNHVNYYVDMPAEMKSQGVDETRLQLLRDISGAFQPGILTALVGVSGAGKTTLMDVLAGRKTSGYIEGSISISGYPKNQATFARVSGYCEQNDIHSPYVTVYESLVYSAWLRLALDVKKETRKMFVDEVMELVELNSLRNALVGLPGIDGLSTEQRKRVTIAVELVANPSIIFMDEPTSGLDARAAAIVMRTVRNTVDTGRTVVCTIHQPSMDIFESFDELFLMKRGGQAIYAGPLGLHSHKLVEYFEAIPGVPKIKEGYNPATWMLEVSSTAVEAQLDIDFAEVYANSDLYRRNQELIKELSTPQPGSQDLYFRTQYSQSFITQCKACFWKQHWSYWRNSEYNAIRFFMTIVIGILFGVIFWSKGDKIHKQQDLTNLLGAAYAAVFFLGGTNASAVQSVVAVERTVFYRERAAGMYSELPYAFAQVAIETIYVAIQTFVYSLLLYSMIGFHWKLEKFLYFYYFMFMCFTYFSMYGMMVVALTPGHQIASIVMSFFLNFWNLFSGFLIPRPMIPIWWRWYYWASPVAWTIYGIFASQVGDKKNLLEIPGSEPKAVDEFLKDYMGFDHDFLVPVVFAHIGWVVLFFFVFAYGIKFLNFQRR; from the exons ATGACATTGCTTCTAGGGCCTCCTGGGTCAGGGAAAACAACATTGCTACAAGGACTTGCTGGGAAACTGGCTGATGATTTAAGG GTAACTGGGAAAGTCACCTACTGTGGTCATGAATTCAATGAATTTGTACCTGAAAGAACCAGTGCTTACATTAGCCAGCATGATCTCCATTATGGTGAGATGACTGTTCGTGAGACATTAGATTTCTCCGGACGTTGTCTAGGAGTTGGTACCAGGTATGAAATGCTGTCAGAGTTGTCTAAACGGGAGAAAGAAGGGGGAATTAAACCAAACCCGGAGATTGATGCCTTCATGAAAGCTACAGCTATGGCCGGACAGGAGACAAGTTTGACCACAGATTATGTTCTCAGG ATACTTGGATTGGATATCTGTGCTGATATCATGGTGGGAGATGACATGAGAAGGGGTATTTCTGGTGGACAGAAGAAGCGTGTAACTACTG GAGAAATGTTGGCTGGACCAGCAAAAGCATTACTCATGGATGAAATATCAACGGGGCTGGACAGCTCCACTACGTTTCAAATTGTCAAGTTCATGAAGCAGATGGTTCATGTCATGGATATCACCATGGTCATCTCTCTCTTGCAGCCTGCGCCTGAGACCTTCGATCTTTTTGATGacatcattcttctttccaaTGGCCAGATTGTCTACCAGGGTCCGTGTGAGAATGTTCTTGAGTTCTTTGAACATACAGGCTTCAAATGTCCAGAGAGGAAAGGTGTTGCAGACTTTCTGCAGGAAGTAACTTCCAAGAAGGACCAGGAACAATACTGGTTCAAAAGGAACCAACCTTATAGATATATCTCGGTATCCGAGTTTGTAAGGGCCTTTAACTCCTTTCACATTGGCCAACAACTCTCTGAAGATTTGAGAATTCCTTATGATAAATCCAGTGCCCATCCTGCTGCTTTGGTGAGAGAAAAGTATGGGATCTCCAACATGGAACTCTTCAAGGCTTGCTTCTCTAGGGAATGGCTACTGATGAAGCGCAactcattcatatatatattcaaaactaCTCAGATAACAATCATGGCTACGATCGCATTGACTGTGTTCTTAAGAACAGAAATGAAATCTGGTCAAATAGAAGATGGAGCAAAATTTTGGGGAGCACTATTTTTCAGTCTCATTAATGTCATGTTTAATGGGATGGCAGAACTTGCAATGACAATTTTCAGGCTTCCTGTGTTCTTCAAACAGAGAGATTTCTTATTCTACCCTGCATGGGCTTTTGCAGTGCCCATTTGGCTGCTTCGAATTCCAATTTCACTGATGGAATCTGGTATTTGGATCATTCTTACATATTACACCATTGGGTTTGCACCCGGGGCTAGTAG GTTCTTCAAACAGTTCTTGGCTTTCTTTGGCATACATCAGATGGCACTCTGCCTCTTTCGATTCATTGCAGCCGTTGGAAGAACACAGGTTGTTGCAAATACACTTGGTCTCTTTACACTACTAATGGTGTTTGTGCTCGGAGGTTTCATTGTTTCCAAAG ATGACATTGAGTCGTGGATGATATGGGGCTACTACATTTCTCCCATGATGTATGGACAAAATGCAATTTCTATTAATGAGTTTCTTGATGACAGATGGAGCACT CCTGTGGTCAACTCTAGTCAACCAACAGTTGGAAAGGCCCTTCTCAAGGAAAGAGGCTTGTTTACTGAAGCATATTGGTATTGGATTTGTATAGCAGCACTCTTtgggttttctctttttttcaattttcttttcattgcaGCCCTGACATTCTTGAAGC CTCTCGGAGATACCAAAGCTGTGATTCTGGATGATGAGTCCGAAAGCAAGCCTAAGCGACAATTGGAATCCAATTTAGAAG GTATTGATATGCAAGTGAGAAATGCTCAAGGAACTGCCAGCTCTGTTCAAACTAAACGAGGAATGGTTTTGCCTTTCCAACCCCTTTCACTTGCTTTCAACCATGTGAATTACTATGTTGATATGCCAGCA GAAATGAAGAGCCAGGGGGTTGATGAGACCCGACTGCAGCTGCTGCGAGACATTAGTGGAGCTTTCCAACCTGGTATATTGACAGCATTAGTTGGTGTCAGTGGTGCTGGAAAGACTACCTTAATGGATGTCTTAGCAGGAAGAAAGACTAGTGGATATATTGAAGGAAGTATTAGCATCTCTGGTTACCCAAAGAACCAAGCCACATTTGCTAGGGTCAGCGGTTATTGTGAACAAAATGACATCCATTCCCCGTATGTTACTGTCTATGAATCTCTGGTATACTCTGCCTGGCTGCGTCTTGCTTTGGATGTAAAGAAAGAAACACGAAAG ATGTTTGTCGATGAAGTTATGGAGTTGGTTGAGCTTAACTCATTGAGGAATGCTCTAGTTGGACTTCCAGGAATTGATGGTCTTTCAACTGAGCAGAGAAAGAGGGTCACCATTGCCGTGGAGTTGGTTGCTAACCCCTCCATCATCTTTATGGATGAGCCTACGTCAGGCCTTGATGCTAGAGCTGCTGCTATAGTCATGCGTACCGTAAGAAACACGGTGGATACAGGACGAACTGTTGTTTGCACAATTCACCAACCGAGCATGGACATATTTGAATCATTTGATGAG CTCTTCTTGATGAAAAGGGGAGGACAAGCAATTTATGCCGGACCTCTTGGTCTCCATTCTCACAAACTTGTTGAATACTTTGAG GCTATCCCAGGGGTTCCCAAGATCAAAGAAGGATACAATCCTGCTACCTGGATGTTAGAGGTCAGTTCTACTGCAGTTGAGGCTCAACTTGACATTGATTTTGCAGAAGTTTATGCCAACTCTGACCTTTACCG GAGAAATCAGGAACTTATCAAGGAGCTAAGCACTCCCCAACCAGGTTCCCAGGATCTTTACTTCCGCACACAGTACTCTCAAAGCTTTATAACTCAGTGCAAGGCttgtttctggaagcagcattGGTCATACTGGAGAAACTCAGAGTACAATGCAATTCGATTTTTCATGACGATTGTTATTGGTATTCTTTTTGGTGTTATCTTCTGGAGCAAAGGAGACAAGAT ACACAAACAGCAAGACCTGACTAATCTATTGGGAGCTGCATATGCTGCTGTTTTTTTCCTTGGAGGTACCAATGCTTCTGCTGTGCAATCTGTGGTGGCAGTAGAGAGAACTGTCTTTTACCGTGAAAGAGCAGCTGGAATGTACTCAGAGTTGCCTTATGCATTTGCTCAG GTGGCTATTGAGACAATTTATGTTGCAATTCAAACGTTTGTGTATTCTCTTCTTCTATACTCAATGATTGGATTCCACTGGAAGCTGGAAAAGTTCTTGTATTTCTACTACTTCATGTTCATGTGCTTTACATACTTCTCAATGTATGGGATGATGGTTGTTGCACTCACTCCGGGCCATCAAATTGCTTCAATTGTCATGTCCTTTTTCTTGAACTTTTGGAACTTGTTCTCTGGTTTCCTCATCCCTAGGCCG ATGATCCCCATATGGTGGAGGTGGTACTACTGGGCTTCCCCAGTTGCTTGGACAATCTATGGAATTTTCGCATCTCAAGTTGGTGACAAGAAGAATTTACTTGAAATTCCTGGTTCAGAACCAAAGGCTGTAGATGAATTCCTTAAGGACTACATGGGTTTTGACCATGACTTTCTTGTCCCTGTAGTCTTTGCCCATATTGGTTGGGTggtcctcttcttctttgtctttgcCTATGGCATCAAATTCCTTAACTTCCAAAGGAGATGA